In Cardiocondyla obscurior isolate alpha-2009 linkage group LG07, Cobs3.1, whole genome shotgun sequence, the DNA window AACGTTGTCCCGGAGAACAATTGGGAAATggataaatttaaagaacaaCCGATGTCGAGCTATCAACATTATTCGGATCTCAACCATGTTCACCAATTAAGTCAGGTGGTACCGCCGTATCAAGAGACTTCTATCACAGAAGACGGTATTGCTTTATTCTATAAAAgctttaattcaaataatatttgataaatgctaaaaatgatatacattattataatacatactattaaatttaaaaaattatctaaaataataaatatatttcctaATAATAtctatgtaataaattatttttaggtaATATCGTTACGTCAAGCAAAACAGAACTGCGCAAAAGCCAATCTGGTAAAAGAACAAAACGAAAGCCACGAGTGTTATTTTCGCAAGTGAGTTTAATTCCCTTTAAACAGatttaatagataataaaataatttctttaattatatttatataataatttactaaaataatcTTACGAAAATTATAGTATTTATAAGcataagtatttaaattaaaattaatatttgtaaaaagttataaacatatttaaaataaaatattgaaagcaCAAGGtgctaaaataaatataaataacgccaTAATCCACTTCGCAGACACAGGTTTATGAATTGGAGCAGCGATTTAAGCAGCAAAGATATCTGAGCGCACCTGAAAGAGAAATGTTGGCCCAGACCCTGAAATTAACCAGCACACAAGTGAAGATTTGGTTCCAGAATCGCCGATATAAGAACAAGCGCGCCCGAATTGAGGACGCTGAGAAATTGCAGGCGCAAAACATGAAGAATCAACCCTTGAAAAAAATCGCCGTGCCGATTCTAATTAAAGACGGTAAACCCAACGTGCAAGAACCGTACAATGCGCCTTATTGGCCGAATATCCGATCGGATTTGAACGCCACGATACAAACAGACTTCCGGACAAACGATATGCGTCTCAGTCCAGACTTCAGATCCAATTCAAACGACGTTAGAATCGATTCCAACATTAGCCCCGAGTATAAACCGGAAATAAATTCGGAGATGCCCGGAAGATCAAATCTGAACGAAATGCCGAACAGGCAGCACGTACCAGAATACAGGAGCAACTTCGTGACGGAGGCTCCGCCGAATCTGCACGATTGCAATCGATTAATTAAGACGGAATTCAAAACGTGCGCGAACATTAACGAAGCCGCTTCGTATCCGGAACTGAAAACTGTTCAATCCGATAACAAGCAGCTTATGACCGATAGGCGAATGTCTATGGATGTATCTAATGGCGAGTACGGATTTCCAAATTATATTGCTCCCACAAATTATCAAATGCAGTACGTAAATTATATGGAACAAGTACCTATGGATCAAAATTTGCAGCGGCTGTGGTAGGTTCACctcgaaaaagagatttaaaaaatatgatatgaaaaattgtaataattaaacacgCATTAAAATTGCTGTCCTCGGATCTACAAAGATCGGCAAAaactgttgataaaaaaaaaagaaaaaaaaaagaaaaacttagatttaataattagttaagTCGTCACTTAAATTCTTTCAAACAGCAAACTAGTTACGTGTTGCTCGAAAGAACTTCACATTTatccgtaaaatatttaaatacttttattaatctaattattaataccgattattaattaatttaaaatcgataCGATAatgattgataaaaaaaataataatttaaagttgattgtattttttttttttttttgtggtattatgtataatacgatatattttttatgcatgtaacataataaaaaggtgagataataattaatcattctTCATATCATTTGTCTAAAGggttaaaataattgtgacattaaatttaattgctgaATTGTAAAGAATAAActcacgcgtgcacgcgttaataaaaaaaaagataactaTCAAAGTAATTAATCAAAGATATATTCTTCAATTATTACGTGTACGtaaacgatttaattagaaatatgcCGCGTAGAGGAATAAGCTAGAATAGAATTGGCAGCTGTTTTTTAGTTAGCTAAGAATTTTCCCtttgaaataataacgcgCCGCACAAGGGAGCGGAAATTACTTTAAGTGGCCTTTGCGGAAACACCGAGCACTTTTCTGCATGTTATGTGCcccgaaatttttttttcctttttttttttcctctaacTTTCAAGTGCAGACGCTAGTtgtgcaataaattaatttcgttcgaATGGTATCTCTTTAAGAGCAAAACTGTGTATATTGCCAAGAAGTTTTACGAAAtgtgttcattttttttattaaatgtgtaACACAAATATGAAAGTGTTGTATCTTTCCGATATTACAGTTCAGAtacgtttttttatcttgattTTTAGAAAGAGCTTTACGTCGACATAATTTtagaagataattaattttgtttttacaacttgtataaaaatataaaatatgaataaccTACATGCCGTTAtattattgcagttaataaaattattgctaTTGTACAATTGTTATtaccaaaaattaaatgcatgcTACTTAAGTGCGGTATATTTTCCGCCAGCATACCACATGCATTTACGCGAATACTTCGTTTATTTACGATCGATGTCGATTTCCGCCGAATTAATCTTAATCCGGATGCCTCTTGTAAGTTCGCGGTTCAATACAGAAATATGGCGAAATGGCATTTATAAATAGGTAAGTTCTGACAGCTTGAGCGAAGCCATGGGCGCCTTTTGGGTTATCACGCGAACATGACGGGTCATCTGGCAGTCAAGTGCTGCCCACATAGACGATTTACATCAGTGTAATCGCGTTTATGGTGCTACTGGTGCCATAAAGGACCATGGGAACAAGCTGATAAGAGTGTCactgttaattttataagactCACGTGGCCGTATTGTATCTGCTTAAACGAAATGCAACCTGCACCACAATCCCAGTCCAAATATACACCTATCGCTATACTCGCGTCTTATTTTGagcgaaattaattcataaGATCGTCTCGTCGATGCAAATTGTCTGCGCGAAATAAACAAAAGATTAACGtagcgtaaaaagaaataaaaagagtgATGGCAAAAAGACTTGTTTTAGGCCTAATtttggcattaaaaaaaaaaaagaatttttaatttgaggtgaaaaaaaaattggcgaaATTTGCCATCactttttctataaaattttcatcgaaaaataatagaggcaggcaaaatttttaataaattgcataattCTCATGTTACGTAGCCAGGATTAGATTCATGTTAATTTTAGGATGTTAACTGGATTAATCCTTTCGGGCAAATCTTTCTCGTGTTTCTTGCACCACCGATGCATCGATGCATCACTCCGCATGCACTGTACATTTATGTCCCATGATCAGCACGGTTCCATTACGATATCATGTATTCAGACAATCAATCACGAAACGTTCAACATAGAAATTCGATCTTATTTGCTTGTAAGCCAAAAGGGGCCGCCGCGACAAACGTTTGAGCGAGGTCCCAAGAGAGAAAGCACGCGACGCTGTGCAAATAGATGAGCACATGCATAGACGTACCAATGTCCACAAATCAaacgattttaattgtaaatgaaAAGCTTTTTTATGCGTACAGGTCATTAATCATTtcgtgataaaagaaaaaaaagatattaaaaattatggaataaaaaaacgtaCTTGTCGCATTTTATATCGAtatgataaagaaagaaaaataatcaataaatatgcttttaggttaaaaattaatttatattatcgctgatttattaattgtattaaattaaaaaacgattatcatatttatttaataatcttataaacgtgtaagagaataattatagtaatataattttttcccttttttggttgttttttttaaatttaaaaatacagtgagactaaataaaatttagctaacataagatttataaataataatttatttaaaattgagatATGCGTTTATTGCCGTGGAGATATCTGCCTTACCGTTTGTGAAACCATAACCGTTTGTCGTGTGAACTAGAAAGATCAAGGGATGAAACTGCTTTCTTCAGAAACTCACTAGTTTAAATACCTGATTTATCAGCCAAAGAAACAGTCGTTTTCAGCCGACGCCTTTTACTACTGACAAGTCCTGCACTCTATTTTACTATCGAagatatttcgaaaatattaaaattatatgttttaacGTACAGCATTAAAATGTAtcttgtttatatttttttgcttgcGTAAATCTGAATTTCTTGTCATACATtgtacgtttaaattaaaagggaTGGGCTTCAGTATGATTGTCAccattgttcttttttttttttttattattttacatacttGCGACATACGCATATACAGTTTCTCACAAATTTTACTTACCGTTCTGCTATCTagattcatttaattaaatcgcacaTTATACTtattcgtaatattaaaattaaattaacataagttaggaaatttaattaacataaattaacataacgttttctttttgttttcagAGTGCAAGGTGAGTCGCTGGTGGGAGTAAGTTGCCTTCGTAATACGTAAGTACAAGAAACCtatgaaatatttgaaagaatttCTTTGAGTCGTGGCGGCTGCATGAAACACCGCTGATTGGCCGCTCGTACGCCAATTTTCCTCGACGGCGCTTCGCCACGAAAAATCGCTAAATTGCTTCTTTGAAATGCCGGAAAAGCGAAGGAAACGGTTCCCTCCGTAGTTCGCTCAAGTTCTTCTTGGTAGACTTCAAGCGTCGTTACTCGCTTGATGATCCGCGTGATGTACTCGGGCTGATTTTCTCCCACCTTCGTAAATCCACAAAGTAGAGCAGGCATCAGTGAacagagaaatagaaatattttcgtaCATGTGAGGCtgcataaaatacaaatttggtggataagaaagatatttaatttattatctctcgttattattattctgaAAATTAGTTTCGTGTTTTAAACTCGAAAATTATTCCTCCCAAGCTTTagatttttaatcttttccttaataatatactttaaatttttttttataattttgtataagtATTCTAGTTTTTACGAATGGAAAGTTATCAAGTCGTTTTATTTGTTCAACGGTATAAATTACAATCGACGTTgtcgagaaagaaataatatattaagtgGTATAtcagatttaaatatataaaaatgcactTTAGACTCGTAAATCATATTCGTCTCTAGTGCGTTTCCGACTGTTTTCTGCGAAATGGAGAGGTGTCCCCTTTAACGTCTTCAATAGTCCATGTGACACTCCGGCTCCTAGGTTTCCTTGGCAACCATCCCAATTGAAACGCGTGTCAGAAGTCGGAAGAATGGTATATAAGAGAGGTAGGAAAAAGTGACGACAGAGACGAAAGTAACGATTGAAATCTCAAACTTGGAACCGGCAATTGCGTTTATATTACTTTGAAGAGATGGGGAAATCAGATTTACGTCATGTACTTGCTTTATTACGTGAAAGTTAAGAGAGTCTATTATTTATCTCTGTAGTTTCTTCGATTtcgaattataataaatagcgTCCTTAACgctctttttaataaattgttttaaaaaaagaatttagcGAGATTCGTAAAATATCGAGGGACGTgctcgtataaaaaaaagatgttgattatacatttaaatttagtcATTTATTTGACATCCATTGCAAGGGATACCACAGGCGCTTTAAAAAGTCGGAACTTTTTATCTTGCACGCAAATGGttcgtataaaattgataatcgcCGCTATATAGCcgcgaatttttttctactttgatttttttaataaaatttaaattgatcttGCTTTGATAACCTTTTTGCAATAAATCTATGACtcgcgatatatttatatacggatttataaaaatgggaaaatactgaaaattagaaatatcgaaatactatttcaaacattttttttttttttgattaacttttattttttactattaaaacgtttttaaatatcgataaaaaaatctatagttaatatttttttatttgaaatagcGGTTTGATTAATGTGTATTgcatacaattaaattataatattttattaattaacaaatagcTTTAACGTTAtacaaatttctattttatactatttatttaatgcgaGAAGCTTTCTCGTAACAAACGAAAGGCGAGCGCTTGGAGAACGATGTAGCGAGGGGTTAAGGCGTAGAGCCATAGAGGGTGATCAAGGGAGAGGGTGGTCTTGCGCTATTAACAGCTAATGAAAATTAGCTTTCGTCGGTTGATTGAGCGTTAAATCGTTCCTTTCTCGTTTTACGAGACAAGTCCATCAGTGGTGCACTCGAACGAATGTACTTCTGCTTTAAATTGCGAGCTTGTTACCGTCACGTCAATAGCAAATTTCTGAATTTAGAATTGAAAATGGTTTCGTCGTATCTTGAACTAAGGATATTACGATTGCAAATACGGTTAAACTTATTTATTGAATAACGGAACAGATTTTTAAACgacaacaaaataatatttttattgtaataatttttaatttctttttaaatgagAAATAGTACATTCGGGGATAGTGCgatatttaagattaatttattttataaaatctttatgcACTTATTTATCACATACGAAGAGACTTGAAATATCATTAAAGTagttcttatttatttataccaaAGATTCGAACGATAGGTTGACTGCAACAATTAATGCAACGACTTCCACCCGTAATCTGTGTTAGAGTTTAAACGCGACGGAAAATCGTTGGGGCTGTACAGACTTCATAGTCGCTTCTGCAGTCCATTATTGCTCCGTTTAGAACAGTTCTAAACATTGTAAAGCCATAATGCTCTCGCGCTAAACGAGGCCTTGTGTCGACGCACAGGTACTGTTAATGCCACGTAGAAAGCTCATCGTAATAATTTGCGGCCTGCGTCACGAAAATTTTGCCGACCACTACGGTTTATTGATACTCAGAAGCGCCCAAAATACGAATTACGAAGAACGGATGACAGGCGAGGCAAGAATTTTCCTGCCGcttgtcaaaattaaaagttcttttatttatttaactatcCGCGTATATTCGCgtgtacataattattatttcatcttttattttacttaattcttCTTAAAACGTTCAACGGAATATCTACAGACATTCAACTGCGTTACACATCCGACATAATTAACGCGACGTTatagcaaattaataaatataattatatcattaGCTGTCAGTTAtcagcaaattaaaaagtactaatttctttttttgcactCGGAAGTCATCCTGTAAGGTTTTACACGGCGGAATGTAAAAGGCGTTTCGGTGAGGGCAATGTAACACTTTTGTTTACAACAGATGAGTGTCAGATCTAGATTTTTTCTCGTCCGTCGGTTAAGCCTGCTCGTCTCCGCGTCTGAATAAACATATCTGATGTCTGCTAGGCCCACCCAGACACAGCTATTAAAACCCTTATGAGAAAGTCAGTTGTAATACCGTTAAGAAAACTCATCTTCTACCTGcaactttgtatttttctttatccccTTTCGAGATTGAAGGAATTCTGGGGTGGGAAACTGATGGAAAAAGAAGTTACGACAAGTCGTGgtcgatatacatatatttaaagacATTTACGCACATCTGCACTTAATCTATAAATCGAGTTTGAACATGATACATGCACGGCGCATGCtgaacaaatttaattagcgttaaatatttaattaattttacattacacACATTCCGCTATTAATTGCACATATTCCGTCGGCAATTTGAAGAAcacgctttaaaaaaaatttatttcttttaagaaTCATGCTCTATAACTTCTACATtggacaatattttattaatttagataaGAAGCATGATGATTTGTTGTTTTCATAAATTCTGCAACATTACTTCTTGAAATGGGAAACTTTAACGTAAAACATCGAAagattaataagaaattaaaactataaaattattaaactataaGCTTGATTTAACAGACATTACTtttctgtttattttttttaatttaaaattgcatacTTTAGAtaacagaaaagaaaatgttaaagatattaatgtttcgtattttacacatttatttacaGACTAATTTACACAATTGGTTTTTATATCGTCATTGAATTATAATAGATATGCAATAATCTCATACGgatataagattaattaaattatttacgcgaGTTAATGCCGTTCTGATGAAAGTATTTTTTACGAATACGACATACGCCGAGACTGAAATCATAAATTGAAATGCAATTGAAAGACATAGAAATGACGTGTTAAATTGgagtacattaaaaattaattattgcgaagtgttgtaaattattaatgacatAGATATTTTCTATcctaataaaaatgtaagataTACTTTGCGCTGAAACCATACAATAtgctaaataaaaacaattcacaaatttttatacatagaTATCTTCTAGTTTAGCATGTTATTGCCTGAGTCTTTCATTTCATTtctaagataaaattatagattaaaggggaagaaagaaacaatCTTCTTTTAGTAGTACCTCTAGCTAAAAAGTATTGTTTTCTAAATAATGATATTTCGCGTCATTCTCCGAAGTACCATCACCTTCGTTTAAACGTGGAACAACATTCGGTACCTCGAGAGCAGTCTATCGTTCACTTCTCGTCCTTGATTTTCGAAATTTGATTTGGATCGAAATCGGGGGTAATCGGGCTTTGTACCTGAACGTGGGTGGCATGTAGGGGTGGGCAGAGTAGCGGGTGATACGGCAAGCAATAATACGGGAAACCGCCGAGCGCTTTGTTCGCGGGATGAATTTGCGGATTCGACATTTGCCCGGGAAGTTGTCCGGAACCACGAAGAGGTAATCCCCTCAGATGTTCATCCGGATGTACCAAAACGCGCACAGCCACGCGTCTCGCGCTTCCAGAGTTTACGAGAGCGCCCAGTTCTTGTTGCTGGCGCCTCTTGGTCTTGTACCTGAAGTCATTAAGCAAATCAATAATTGTCAATAGAATCGCAATTAGATAAATagatagagaaaaataattaggagaaagagaaagatttaCTTTGTTTAAAATGCTACTTTTCGAAACTCGTATTAAATCAAGAACGTaacaaaagatttaataagatGTGTAAGCATAGATAAAAGATTGCACCGTCGATTCTGAAACCAGATCTTGACTTGCGTCTCGGTCAGTTTTAAGCCACGTGCTAGATCTGCCCTCTCCGGCCCCGATAGGTATTTTTGAGCGGCAAATCTTCTCTCCAGTTCATAGACTTGTGCGTGTGAAAACGCAGCCCTGCTGCGTTTCTTTCTGTTCTGCAAGCTCTGGCTTGAATTTTGCGATTCGTACGCGTCGTCCTCCGCCTCGTCTGTAAAATAGTCGAACATACCTCTGATTCGCAAATAAAACTGCGGCTTACTGCGTGCTGTGTggataaactttaattttactaacCACATaccgaaatatatttataaatcgttgTAGTTTGCAAAAGAACGGAGCTTTTAAGCTTTTGAATATCAACGAACATTCGAGTCTCATTTTTCGCATAACGCGAGCTTGGCATTTAAATTCGTTTGCGGATAAATATTTAGATTTGCGCGAGAATCTGCAACTATACTGTAAAGCAATCGTTTAGTCCGAAAGTCGGAGTAACCATCAGCGAGCTATAGAGACGGTGAACGatcggagaaagagagagagagaaagagagggcgaGAGAGAACCTCGTTGCTTTTGATGTCTCGTACAAACATTAACACATGTACTCGCTACTCCGACATGTTTACGCTTCTGTTCCGCGGTAATTCTCCTCTAAGTTTAACCAGTGGCACTAGAGTACAATCATATTGCAGATCAGACTAGCTTCTTCTACTTGGCAACGCGCTTGATCCGCTACTTTGCGATGCACACCCCCCGCTATGAgcgaaaaataatgtaaaattaaaaaaaaaaaaaaagaaaagataaaaatacgtTGCCTCGCGAAGCAAATTTCCGCATGGACATGCTTTAGTTTTGAAGTGCTCTTTCaggttctttttatttttattggcacgagaaaatcttaaaattacaaataatacatattaaatttttataatcgtttaacaatttatcgtatttttattaacgaagtatcgtatttggaaaaaaaaaaacgcttagACGCTTCAATGTATCTTGACTTAatacggaaaaaaattaataaacttttttttaatctgacattattcgcaaaataaatcgcgaaattCTCAACTAGTATCATAATTATCTCGCGCTCAGAACGCTCATCCTACGTCAATGTTTATCGTCGGTGGTCAGCAAGAGACGTGAAGCATTTAGAAAGATCTATATTTGATCACTTTCGACGTCGACTAGATGCCATCTCGTCCGGCTAATGCGTCCATCCTTCGGTTCTCGTCAAACATCCTATGGATGTTTATATCGAGTCTATATCGAGAGTTCAGCTCCAGGCGAGCAAGTGGCGTCGATTGACTCCGATTACGTCGATGATCCTTCGAAAGCACTAAAACGCTTTTCGGTCCTCCTCCGCCGTGCGTAGGGCgcaaaaaattgaaaagga includes these proteins:
- the LOC139104090 gene encoding homeobox protein Nkx-2.5, which produces MEDDKRSEASPKPFQPTPFSIADILSRRNSCADTRKCDLEKIQAAVSTPMRRHNREYERVDNEQLDGAYDHDQVIHYPRLPTPELSMAHELDILRRNLAQANLSNFGGIPHLTQGTFKNHFETLGNLTAYQPVKEPMETSHRQQDEALDMSKNKYLDEAEDDAYESQNSSQSLQNRKKRSRAAFSHAQVYELERRFAAQKYLSGPERADLARGLKLTETQVKIWFQNRRYKTKRRQQQELGALVNSGSARRVAVRVLVHPDEHLRGLPLRGSGQLPGQMSNPQIHPANKALGGFPYYCLPYHPLLCPPLHATHVQVQSPITPDFDPNQISKIKDEK
- the LOC139104023 gene encoding homeobox protein Nkx-2.5, coding for MLSSSVSTPFSVRDILSEDQQLGVMDCYTHHQNQAQQQHVHQDYYSYNVVPENNWEMDKFKEQPMSSYQHYSDLNHVHQLSQVVPPYQETSITEDGNIVTSSKTELRKSQSGKRTKRKPRVLFSQTQVYELEQRFKQQRYLSAPEREMLAQTLKLTSTQVKIWFQNRRYKNKRARIEDAEKLQAQNMKNQPLKKIAVPILIKDGKPNVQEPYNAPYWPNIRSDLNATIQTDFRTNDMRLSPDFRSNSNDVRIDSNISPEYKPEINSEMPGRSNLNEMPNRQHVPEYRSNFVTEAPPNLHDCNRLIKTEFKTCANINEAASYPELKTVQSDNKQLMTDRRMSMDVSNGEYGFPNYIAPTNYQMQYVNYMEQVPMDQNLQRLW